From a single Vitis vinifera cultivar Pinot Noir 40024 chromosome 18, ASM3070453v1 genomic region:
- the LOC104882629 gene encoding 36.4 kDa proline-rich protein, with product MTLSLFILFLIVTPLFALPTIESYTPIHPMAELDPNIVSPPHTPIHPMAEPAPKIVPPYTPIHPMAEPAPKKVSPPHTPIHPMAEPAPKMVSPPHTPMHPAVDMLPPSL from the coding sequence ATGACTCTAAGCCTGTTTATCCTCTTCCTCATCGTCACCCCACTCTTTGCACTTCCCACCATTGAATCCTACACCCCCATCCACCCCATGGCTGAACTTGACCCAAATATCGTATCCCCTCCGCACACCCCGATCCACCCTATGGCTGAACCTGCCCCAAAGATCGTACCTCCGTACACCCCGATCCACCCCATGGCTGAACCAGCCCCAAAGAAGGTATCCCCTCCGCACACCCCCATCCATCCCATGGCTGAACCAGCCCCAAAGATGGTATCCCCTCCTCACACTCCTATGCACCCCGCCGTTGATATGCTGCCGCCCAGCCTTTGA